One genomic region from Nostoc sphaeroides encodes:
- a CDS encoding ribbon-helix-helix domain-containing protein yields the protein MNIQIKPELEQIIQAQIATGRYANPEEVISKALKLLLEWEKGYQQWVEETREKVEVAIEQLDRGEGIDGEVVVEQLRDKLSLVNR from the coding sequence ATGAATATCCAAATTAAACCTGAACTAGAGCAAATTATCCAAGCACAAATTGCTACAGGTAGATATGCAAATCCTGAAGAAGTGATTAGTAAAGCATTGAAGTTGCTATTAGAGTGGGAAAAAGGTTATCAGCAGTGGGTGGAAGAAACACGCGAAAAAGTTGAAGTTGCTATTGAGCAACTGGATAGAGGGGAAGGTATTGATGGAGAAGTTGTAGTTGAACAATTGCGAGATAAACTATCTTTAGTTAATAGGTAA
- a CDS encoding DUF1802 family protein → MNESVLIYNALCLSAPDIEALIEGRMIAAMPRKLLNPGQKFALYPLDYSTNQLSIEQCYHPNFLPIAQNALTQLNSQGILLQPKQISLLKNEEQLKLSLLSHKTALIKAWARCEHCQILDKTKNLDILSQLTIWKPEVFEALLQKQPHIFLAYLRVYHLPQLCEVTANANIQEKLGKFVGLPNIGVSEANPVINDRTFTERKRQLEKLEPALHPELEELQSAIASLTISQPAAKQLDDDIKVFLGWSSDKLIKQPDANLTWINDIAKLGDRSIEKDEGKSNYQAGTDFEIIARRSLDFLGFKVEEDYKGGAGGLDLFCSQPYPLVCECKAGKSIPDRAVEELDRIGKRHLKENYLQAMRLIIGPGQPTKNLKESAQISQISIINVMTLQKLVELKVKYPGAINLVELKQYLEPGQIDYKIDEYIDKAEKEIKFRSQILTAVKELSEQDNETAKATHQSFIVTEIRVHYNATHNPRLNDEAVHDLLIELSSPLTGYLGRIKGSDWNSDRFYFLRDLPIN, encoded by the coding sequence ATGAATGAATCAGTTTTGATTTATAACGCTCTATGTCTATCTGCTCCTGATATTGAAGCTTTAATAGAAGGGCGAATGATTGCAGCCATGCCTCGTAAATTGCTTAATCCTGGGCAAAAATTCGCTCTTTACCCCCTTGATTATTCCACAAATCAGCTTTCAATTGAGCAATGCTACCACCCAAACTTTTTGCCTATTGCTCAAAATGCTTTGACACAGTTAAATAGTCAAGGGATTTTATTACAACCTAAGCAAATAAGCTTACTTAAAAATGAAGAACAGTTAAAATTATCCCTCTTATCTCATAAGACAGCTTTAATTAAAGCTTGGGCTAGATGTGAACATTGCCAAATACTTGATAAAACTAAAAATTTAGATATTTTGTCTCAGCTAACAATATGGAAACCAGAAGTATTTGAGGCACTATTACAAAAACAACCGCATATTTTTTTGGCTTACTTGCGAGTTTATCATTTACCTCAATTATGTGAAGTTACAGCTAATGCGAACATTCAAGAAAAATTAGGTAAATTTGTGGGTTTACCTAATATTGGTGTTTCTGAAGCCAACCCAGTAATAAACGATCGCACCTTCACCGAACGCAAACGCCAATTAGAAAAGCTAGAACCCGCGCTGCATCCTGAATTAGAAGAATTGCAGAGTGCGATCGCATCCCTGACCATTAGCCAACCAGCAGCTAAACAATTAGACGACGATATCAAAGTATTTTTGGGTTGGAGTAGTGACAAGCTAATTAAGCAACCCGATGCAAATTTAACTTGGATAAATGATATTGCAAAATTGGGCGATCGCAGCATCGAAAAAGATGAGGGTAAAAGCAACTACCAAGCTGGTACAGACTTTGAAATCATCGCACGTCGTAGCCTTGATTTTTTAGGATTCAAGGTTGAAGAAGACTACAAAGGTGGTGCAGGTGGCTTAGACTTGTTTTGCTCACAACCTTATCCTCTTGTATGCGAATGTAAAGCAGGTAAAAGCATTCCTGATCGTGCAGTAGAAGAATTAGATAGGATTGGTAAAAGGCATCTTAAAGAAAATTATCTTCAAGCTATGCGGTTGATTATTGGCCCAGGTCAACCAACTAAAAATCTGAAAGAATCTGCTCAGATATCTCAAATCAGTATTATAAATGTAATGACTCTACAAAAACTCGTTGAATTAAAAGTAAAATATCCAGGTGCTATTAACTTAGTCGAATTAAAACAATATTTAGAACCTGGGCAAATTGACTATAAAATTGATGAATATATCGATAAAGCTGAAAAAGAGATTAAGTTCCGATCGCAGATTCTCACAGCCGTCAAAGAACTCTCTGAACAAGACAACGAAACTGCAAAAGCTACACATCAGAGTTTCATAGTTACAGAAATTCGTGTTCATTACAATGCTACTCATAATCCCCGGTTAAATGATGAAGCAGTTCATGATTTACTGATAGAACTTTCTTCACCCTTAACAGGCTATTTAGGACGAATTAAAGGTAGTGATTGGAATAGCGATCGCTTTTACTTTCTCCGCGATTTACCTATTAACTAA
- a CDS encoding aspartyl protease: protein MIKGDFGDNGQLFFEIDLITSDGLDLPVDAMLDTGFTGFLAINKQDLEGLDWFYIGEESLRTAKGESRFDIYLGKLILNEQEYEINVYVGNEITEVLLGSEWLKILPLVVNYQAGILTLG from the coding sequence ATGATTAAGGGGGACTTTGGAGACAATGGGCAACTATTTTTTGAAATTGATTTGATTACATCTGATGGATTAGATTTGCCTGTAGATGCTATGTTGGATACTGGTTTTACAGGCTTTCTCGCTATTAACAAACAAGATTTAGAGGGTCTAGACTGGTTTTATATCGGTGAGGAATCTCTACGAACTGCTAAGGGAGAATCAAGATTTGATATTTATTTAGGCAAGTTGATATTAAACGAACAAGAGTATGAAATTAATGTTTATGTGGGCAATGAAATTACGGAAGTATTGTTAGGTTCAGAGTGGCTAAAAATTCTGCCGTTGGTGGTGAATTATCAGGCTGGTATATTAACTTTAGGATAA